CATGGACTTATGGCGGTTGGTGGTGGCCCAACCGTACTTGAGGGGGGTGAGCATGCTGATCAAGGCTTTGACCGCTCTGGCCACGGCAGCCATCGTTCCGGCGCAGGCGGCCCCGTCGGGACAAACGGCGATGGATCTTCACGTTGCAGCCGCATCCGATGATGCGCCCCGGGTGGCGACGCTCGTCAAGCACGGTGTGCCTGTCGATGCGATCGTCCACGAGGGCGTGACACCCCTGATGACGGCGGCCAGCAACAATGCGGCAGTCTCAGCCCGGAAACTCGTCGAGTTGAAGGCGGACGTGAACCGAAGAACCGCTGCCGGCTGGACTGCATTGCTCTACGCGGCCGAGACCGGCAGCGTCTCAGCGCTCGACGTGCTGCTCGACGCAAAGGCAGACGTGCATGCAGTGCTTGCCGGAGGTGAGAGCGCCCTCGTGCAGTCCTGCTTCAGGAGGCACCCGCGCGCAGCCCATCGACTCATCGATACTGACATCGACGTGGACCGTTCGTCGGCTATCGGTCTGACGGCCTTGCTGGTCTGCGCAGACGCCGGCTTCGAGGACGTGGTTCGCCGTTTGATCGAGAAGAAGGCCAACGTCAATGCCGCCAACCAGTACGGTGAGACGGCCCTCATGCGCGCCGCCCTTCGCGGGCACCTGGGCGTCGTGAAGCAGTTGGTCGCTGCAGGCGCAGACAAGGACGCGCGCGACCGACAAGGCAGGACTGCCCAGGACTGGGCACGAGCCAATGGCCATGTGGAGGTGAGCCGTGTGCTGAGCGGACGGCTGTAGTCCAGCCATCCGATCGCGGAGATCACGGCGTGATCGCCTTGCTGTTCGAGCCGCAAGCAGACCTTGCCAAGCGTCTGCTCCTGGCGGGGTCCCGCCGACGAGTTGTCCTTGTCGACGGTCGGCTCAGCGCCGCATCGCTGACGTATGCAGGGAGCCGCTGCGCCCCGCGGCTACCTGAACATCGAAGGCAGCCACAGCGAGAACGCGGGCACGTAGGTGACGAGCAGCAGGCAGGCGGTCAGGGCGCCGTAGAACGGCAGGATGGAGCGCATCACCTGCCCCACCGACACCCCGCCGATCGCGCACCCGACGAACTGCGTGACGCCGACCGGCGGCGTGTTCAGGCCCAGCGCGCAGTTGATCAGCATGACGATGCCGAACTGCACCGGGTCCATGCCGAATTGCGCGGCGATGGGCAGGAAGATCGGCGTGCAGATCAGGATGGTGGCCGCCATGTCGAGGAAGGTACCCAGGATGAACAGCAGCACGTTGATCATCAGGAAGATCACCCAGGGCTGGTCGGACACCGAAGTCATCAACGCGCCGGTCTTCTGCGGCACCTCATACATCGCCATGAAGTAGCCGAAGGCCGACGAGATGCCGATCAGCAGCAGCACGACGCCGGTGGTCTTGCAGGCCTTCGCGCAGGCCTTGAGGAAGTCGTGCCAGCTGAGCGAGCGGTAGACCAGCGCCGTCACCAGCATCGCCCACAGCACCGCGGTGGCCGCCGACTCGGTGGCGGTGAAGATGCCCGAGAGGATGCCGCCCAGGATGATGAACACGATCAGCAGCCCCGGCAGCGCGCCCAGCAGCGCGAGCAGCACCTCGCGCCAGCCGGGAAAGGCGCCGCGCGTCGGGTAGCCGCGCTTGACGGCGACGTAGTAGGCCGCCGCCAGGTTGCACACCGTCAGCAGCAGCGCCGGGATCAGGCCCGCGAGGATGAGGCTCAGCACGCTCACCGAGGCGATGCCGGTGGTGGCGAGCGCGAAGATGATGAGGTTGTGCGAGGTCGGCATCAGCGCCCCGACCAGCGCCGCATGCGTCGTCACGTTGACGGCGTAGTCGGCGTCGTAGCCCTCCTTCTTCATCAACGGGATCATCACCGAACCCATCGCCGACACGTCGGCCAGCGGCGAGCCGGCAACGCCGCCGAACAGCGTGCAGCCGATCACGTTGCTCATGCCCAGTCCGCCGCGCACATGGCCGACCAGGCTGTTGGCCAAGCGCACGATGCGGTCGGCGATGCCGCCGTACAGCATCAGCTCGCCGGCGAAGACGAAGAACGGGATCGCGAGGAAGGAGAACACCTGCATCCCGCCGACCATCTTCTGGAAGACGATGGCCACCGGCAGGCCGGCGTAGAGCACGGTGACGATCGACGCGAGGCCGATCGAGAAGGCCACCGGCACGCCGACGACCAGCAGGATGGTGAAGCTGACAGAGAGGACGAGGAGTTCCATCGGGCGTGCGGCGCGTCGCGGTGATGCAGGGACGGTCGGGTCAGTGCCAGGCCGGCACGACTTCCTCGTCGCGCAGCAGCGCGACGATGTGTTCGATCGAGAAGAGCACGATCAGCACGCCGGCGATGACCAGCGCGAGATAGTCGACCCCGACCGGAATGCCGAGCATCGGCTTGATGTCGCTCCACTTCATCGCGGTCCACATCCAGCCGGACCAGGCCATGATGGCGCCGAACAGGCCCACCAGCGCATGGATCAGCACCTCGATCTTCAGGCGCAGCGATTCGGGCAGCAGCGACACCAGCGACTCCAGCCCGATGTGGCCGGCATCGCGCACGCCGACGGCGACGCCGAGCGCCGTGACGTACAGCACCAGCTGCAGCGCCAGGCCCTCGGCCCAGGTCGGGGTGTCGTTGAACAGGTAACGCCCGACGACCTGGTACTGCACGCAGAGGATGACGCCGAGCAGCATCACGATCCCCAGCCACAGGCTCGCCGCCGACAACGCGCGGCACAGCCGCGAGTAGGCGTGCCGCGACGGCGGCCGCCGGGCGTCGGGCTCCAGCGTTGGCGCGACGGGCGCGGCGGCGGCGG
The Piscinibacter sp. XHJ-5 DNA segment above includes these coding regions:
- a CDS encoding ankyrin repeat domain-containing protein, which encodes MLIKALTALATAAIVPAQAAPSGQTAMDLHVAAASDDAPRVATLVKHGVPVDAIVHEGVTPLMTAASNNAAVSARKLVELKADVNRRTAAGWTALLYAAETGSVSALDVLLDAKADVHAVLAGGESALVQSCFRRHPRAAHRLIDTDIDVDRSSAIGLTALLVCADAGFEDVVRRLIEKKANVNAANQYGETALMRAALRGHLGVVKQLVAAGADKDARDRQGRTAQDWARANGHVEVSRVLSGRL
- a CDS encoding TRAP transporter large permease, with protein sequence MELLVLSVSFTILLVVGVPVAFSIGLASIVTVLYAGLPVAIVFQKMVGGMQVFSFLAIPFFVFAGELMLYGGIADRIVRLANSLVGHVRGGLGMSNVIGCTLFGGVAGSPLADVSAMGSVMIPLMKKEGYDADYAVNVTTHAALVGALMPTSHNLIIFALATTGIASVSVLSLILAGLIPALLLTVCNLAAAYYVAVKRGYPTRGAFPGWREVLLALLGALPGLLIVFIILGGILSGIFTATESAATAVLWAMLVTALVYRSLSWHDFLKACAKACKTTGVVLLLIGISSAFGYFMAMYEVPQKTGALMTSVSDQPWVIFLMINVLLFILGTFLDMAATILICTPIFLPIAAQFGMDPVQFGIVMLINCALGLNTPPVGVTQFVGCAIGGVSVGQVMRSILPFYGALTACLLLVTYVPAFSLWLPSMFR
- a CDS encoding TRAP transporter small permease; the encoded protein is MLLGVILCVQYQVVGRYLFNDTPTWAEGLALQLVLYVTALGVAVGVRDAGHIGLESLVSLLPESLRLKIEVLIHALVGLFGAIMAWSGWMWTAMKWSDIKPMLGIPVGVDYLALVIAGVLIVLFSIEHIVALLRDEEVVPAWH